A region from the Desulfomarina profundi genome encodes:
- a CDS encoding tetratricopeptide repeat protein: protein MDIGLDCFPHNSGTTLFEHLYMGIPYITLKDRPSVGRLGCAILAGVGHPEWAAENEEEYIEKAVQLTGNLDRLSRIRSGLRKEMENSPLMDEVGFTAKVENAYIHMFDKWYSRKNNAKSEINTLEDQFRTAEEFFAENEYDLAGNIYMDILKNAPDNPHAHYRLGSLAVVLGQPETALPYFQKAVDLAPEQGQYWLSYIDALDECGNSETAMELLEMAVQAGLSDNSISDLRQKIAGNFSGPSVEDKKFEIDPDEEKQLITLFQQEKYAECEDYARTLLKRCPEYPLGCKALGLALHGEKKSEEAIPVLQKAISLAPKDLELYHLLAEIYIRAGQLTKAEECYLDSLRHLPQAAESWFGLAIVQAEQDRNEMAKSSYLKSLELNPNLTDAYVNLGNLFQREGDSTKAEECFIKAQHIACDYAAPFFNHANLMREQGHLNEAEKLYLKTIEIDPNHLQAYSNLGITLQLRGRLQDAEKWYEKALHIRPDFIEALINSGACLKEQGYYRKSENRYKSALKIQPDFTLCLSNLGSVLKEQGKIEEAEFYLRKAVELNPDFSEAHSNLLFLLNYHPDKTPEEIFAEYHRYNQKFGTPRDPVQPAPLRTRRDLKKHPLKLGYVSPQFKRHSTLHFLEPLLANHDRDTFEIFAYAEQTEEDEYSKRYRSYIDHWIPTVNLNDDQLAARIRNDEIDILIDIAGHTAHNRLLMFTRKPAPVSLHWLDFGYTTGLTAIDYYVADEAIVPTGTDHLFSEKIWRVEPPVLLTDLLKRWEKSVYYRHWKTSISPLEPLPVPYVLIIEQLMPGPKFSGR, encoded by the coding sequence ATGGACATTGGTCTTGACTGTTTTCCCCATAATTCAGGTACTACTCTTTTTGAGCACCTTTACATGGGTATTCCCTATATCACCTTGAAAGACCGCCCCAGTGTTGGGCGACTCGGGTGTGCAATTCTTGCCGGAGTCGGCCATCCTGAATGGGCTGCAGAAAATGAAGAGGAATATATTGAAAAAGCGGTTCAGCTTACCGGGAACCTGGACAGACTCTCCAGGATCAGGTCAGGCCTTCGTAAAGAAATGGAAAACAGCCCGTTAATGGACGAGGTCGGTTTTACCGCAAAAGTGGAAAATGCTTACATCCACATGTTTGATAAGTGGTACAGCAGAAAAAATAATGCAAAATCAGAAATAAATACATTGGAAGACCAGTTCCGCACCGCTGAAGAATTTTTTGCAGAAAATGAGTATGACCTCGCAGGGAATATCTACATGGACATTCTCAAGAACGCCCCTGACAATCCTCATGCCCATTACCGTCTTGGTAGTCTCGCCGTTGTGTTGGGACAACCCGAAACAGCCCTTCCCTATTTTCAGAAAGCGGTGGATCTTGCTCCGGAACAGGGACAGTACTGGCTGTCATATATTGATGCCCTGGACGAATGTGGAAATTCAGAAACAGCCATGGAGCTTCTTGAAATGGCTGTTCAGGCTGGTCTCTCGGACAACAGTATCTCCGATTTAAGACAGAAAATCGCTGGGAATTTTTCCGGTCCTTCAGTTGAAGATAAAAAATTTGAGATAGACCCCGATGAAGAAAAACAGTTGATAACTCTTTTTCAACAGGAAAAATACGCGGAATGTGAGGACTACGCCCGTACCCTGCTGAAAAGATGTCCTGAATATCCCCTTGGCTGCAAAGCCCTCGGACTGGCCCTGCATGGTGAAAAAAAATCAGAAGAGGCAATACCGGTACTGCAGAAGGCAATCTCTCTTGCTCCTAAAGACCTGGAACTCTACCATCTGCTAGCCGAAATTTACATCCGAGCCGGACAACTGACCAAAGCGGAAGAATGCTATCTTGACTCGCTTCGCCATCTCCCGCAGGCTGCCGAATCCTGGTTCGGCCTTGCTATTGTTCAGGCTGAGCAGGACAGAAATGAGATGGCAAAATCATCATATTTAAAGTCACTTGAACTGAACCCGAACCTGACAGACGCCTATGTGAACCTGGGTAATCTCTTCCAGCGCGAAGGAGATTCAACAAAAGCTGAAGAATGTTTTATCAAGGCACAGCACATTGCCTGCGACTATGCCGCGCCGTTTTTCAACCATGCGAACCTGATGAGAGAACAGGGCCATCTTAACGAAGCTGAAAAACTGTACCTGAAAACAATTGAAATCGATCCCAACCATCTACAGGCCTACTCAAATCTTGGAATCACCCTGCAACTCAGGGGGCGCCTGCAGGATGCAGAAAAATGGTATGAAAAGGCATTGCATATCCGCCCTGATTTCATAGAAGCACTGATCAATTCAGGGGCCTGTCTGAAAGAACAGGGATACTACAGAAAATCTGAAAACAGATATAAATCAGCACTGAAGATCCAACCTGATTTCACCCTGTGTTTGAGTAACCTCGGCTCTGTGCTGAAAGAGCAGGGAAAAATAGAGGAAGCAGAATTTTACCTGCGAAAGGCCGTGGAACTCAATCCTGATTTTTCCGAGGCTCACAGCAACCTTCTCTTCCTTTTAAACTATCATCCTGATAAAACTCCGGAAGAAATTTTTGCTGAATACCATCGCTATAATCAGAAATTCGGAACTCCCCGTGATCCGGTTCAGCCTGCTCCCCTCAGAACCCGTCGGGATCTGAAAAAACATCCCCTGAAACTTGGATATGTCTCACCTCAGTTCAAAAGACATTCAACTCTTCATTTCCTTGAACCGCTTCTCGCCAATCACGACAGGGATACATTTGAGATTTTTGCCTACGCCGAACAGACAGAAGAAGATGAATATTCGAAACGATACAGATCTTATATCGATCACTGGATACCCACGGTCAACCTGAATGACGATCAACTGGCGGCACGGATCAGAAATGATGAAATAGATATTCTCATTGATATTGCCGGACACACAGCTCACAACCGTCTGCTGATGTTTACCCGAAAGCCCGCCCCTGTCTCTTTGCACTGGCTCGATTTTGGTTACACAACCGGCCTTACAGCCATTGATTATTATGTTGCAGACGAAGCAATAGTCCCCACCGGAACTGATCACCTCTTTTCAGAAAAAATATGGCGGGTTGAGCCCCCTGTTTTGCTTACAGACCTGCTGAAAAGATGGGAGAAGTCAGTGTATTACCGGCACTGGAAAACAAGTATATCACCTTTGGAACCCTTACCCGTGCCATACGTATTAATCATAGAACAATTGATGCCTGGGCCGAAATTCTCAGGCAGGTGA
- a CDS encoding dTDP-4-dehydrorhamnose 3,5-epimerase family protein, with translation MSKLIIKPTSFDGLSLVKRVPIRDNRGYFIRLFCREELSCLGWDTPVAQVNLSYSAQKGTIRGMHFQHPPFSEKKLLLCLKGSIMDIVIDIRTGSPTFLQYYTVILSEENSLGLHIPEGFAHGFQTMTDSVELLYFHSAVYSPSAEDGLNPLDPKLALPWPLPHTAISERDEKHPVLNQNFKGIQP, from the coding sequence ATGAGTAAACTCATAATAAAGCCGACTTCATTTGACGGACTTTCGCTTGTAAAAAGAGTCCCGATCAGAGATAACAGAGGGTATTTTATACGCCTCTTCTGCCGGGAGGAACTTTCCTGCCTTGGCTGGGATACTCCCGTTGCCCAGGTCAATCTCAGCTATTCTGCACAAAAGGGAACAATCCGGGGAATGCATTTCCAACACCCACCTTTTTCAGAAAAAAAACTGCTGCTCTGTCTCAAAGGTTCCATTATGGATATCGTGATTGATATTCGCACGGGTTCTCCTACTTTTCTTCAATATTACACTGTCATTCTCTCTGAAGAGAATTCCCTGGGATTACATATTCCAGAAGGTTTTGCCCATGGATTCCAGACAATGACTGATTCTGTTGAGCTCCTTTATTTTCATTCTGCCGTATACTCCCCTTCTGCTGAGGACGGACTCAATCCCCTGGATCCAAAACTCGCGCTGCCGTGGCCCCTGCCACACACTGCAATTTCAGAAAGAGACGAGAAGCATCCGGTTCTTAATCAAAATTTTAAGGGAATACAGCCATGA
- the rfbG gene encoding CDP-glucose 4,6-dehydratase, with protein MAIRQRSMEGLVMKPSMNFWSGKRVLLTGHTGFKGGWLALWLQKLGADITGISLPPATSPNLFLLASLEKTIKGHFIDIRDRNRLSEQIKRVNPQIVFHLAAQPLVRAGYHEPVKTFETNILGTVNVLDALRKCDSLEACVIITTDKVYRNLEWPYPYREVDELGGYDPYSASKAATEIIVESYRKSFFTEMTAGLATARAGNVIGGGDWAEDRLIPDAIKAWQKGQTLTIRRPGAIRPWQHVLEPLYGYLVLAENMVGDRSLSGSYNFGPAPSQTASVKEVITLASTFYGRGETAFNTRKTGPHEANNLALETAKARSVLGVTPKWSLEKAIKETISWYRQLENGQDAGKLCLSQLAEFESSL; from the coding sequence ATGGCAATCAGGCAGCGCTCCATGGAAGGTCTGGTAATGAAACCTTCAATGAATTTCTGGTCCGGAAAACGTGTGCTGCTCACTGGTCATACCGGGTTCAAGGGAGGATGGCTTGCCCTCTGGCTGCAAAAACTGGGTGCTGACATTACCGGGATTTCTCTTCCACCGGCTACCAGTCCCAATCTTTTTTTACTGGCCAGCCTTGAAAAAACAATCAAAGGTCATTTTATCGATATACGGGACAGAAACAGGCTCTCAGAACAAATTAAACGGGTAAATCCACAAATCGTCTTTCACCTTGCTGCCCAGCCACTGGTCCGGGCCGGGTACCATGAACCGGTTAAAACCTTTGAAACCAATATCCTTGGAACAGTAAACGTTCTTGATGCATTACGAAAATGCGACAGTCTTGAAGCGTGCGTAATTATCACCACTGACAAGGTGTACCGCAATCTTGAATGGCCCTATCCCTACCGGGAGGTGGATGAGCTTGGAGGATACGATCCCTACAGTGCCAGCAAGGCAGCGACTGAAATTATCGTTGAGTCATACAGGAAATCGTTTTTTACGGAGATGACAGCCGGGCTGGCAACAGCCAGGGCCGGTAATGTGATCGGTGGAGGGGACTGGGCTGAAGATCGGCTGATTCCCGACGCCATAAAGGCATGGCAGAAAGGGCAGACTCTCACCATACGACGCCCCGGGGCAATCCGTCCATGGCAGCATGTTCTCGAACCTCTTTACGGTTACCTGGTTCTTGCGGAAAATATGGTCGGCGACCGATCTCTTTCCGGGTCATACAATTTTGGCCCTGCCCCGTCCCAAACCGCTTCCGTAAAGGAGGTGATTACTCTCGCCAGCACTTTTTACGGGCGGGGGGAAACAGCTTTCAACACCCGGAAAACAGGTCCCCATGAAGCAAACAACCTGGCCCTGGAAACCGCAAAAGCCCGTTCTGTATTAGGCGTCACTCCCAAATGGTCCCTGGAAAAGGCGATAAAGGAAACCATCAGCTGGTACCGGCAACTTGAAAACGGACAGGATGCCGGAAAACTCTGTCTTTCGCAACTTGCCGAATTTGAATCAAGCTTATGA
- a CDS encoding tetratricopeptide repeat protein — MENKYITFGTLTRAIRINHRTIDAWAEILRQVKNSRLIIDSNNFRRPEMQDSMKEQFATRGITPERLKIGFHTPPWDLMRQIDIGLDCFPHNSGTTLFETLYMGIPFITLAGRPATGRLGCTILTGLGHTEWIASTRENYVQLAINLASDIHKLATIRTKLRSRMEKSSLMDEKGFARRMEKAYREMFEKKCREQKKKTTTGKLTGRKKNKKNKKQKSGKVHGRPGQVPTIEQDRLIKMYQQGNMVEAERTARSLLKLYPDDAQTWKILGAVRRQLGDFNEALTAMKRSVTFSPRDYICLRNIAVILCDLGKYQEAEKYCRKALKINPHYPDAFNTLGSALRSQKRYQEAEKAFRKAMKLAPDTADACINLALVLNETGSYEEAEKLYGRALKAHPDSAECYCGLSLTLLSLGRLEEAETECRRALELNPEYPAALNSLGTILHEQQRLDEAEICYRKAIQFKPGYIEALHNLGKTLSSLNRTGEAIPCFQQIVQQNPEHPEAWFNLGNCFADRGDNSKALIHYEKGLVNRSDDKKLWLNHGNTCKKQGLLTKAENSYRMALQLDSNYKKALNNLGNILQEQARFDESETVFRTVLKKYPNSQDAFGNLLFLLNYHPDKSAEEIFEEYRLFDDKFGLPLTPASQVYRNSRNPNRRLKIGYVCPQFCKHPVLNFLEPLLASHNRRNVELYGYSDVLREDEVTDRYRTYMDHWIDTAEMSDRQMATEILADKIDILVDLAGHTERNRLAVFATKPAPVSIHWLDFGYTTGLSAIDYYLADTIVVPEGCEHLFAETPWRLDRPSFSYRPSPGMGDVNDLPAKRNGYITFGCLSRAVRINYKTIRTWSEILRQVKDSKLILNSGSFADPEMQENMASQFAAHGIERDRLEIGYTSPPWDSFRSMDIGLDCFPHNSGTTLYETLYMGIPFITLADRPSVGRLGSTILEGLGHPEWIARDELEYIDITTRLTENLDQLAILRTSLRSEMEKSLLMDEKDFADKVEKAYRQMFLQWCEENS; from the coding sequence CTGGAAAACAAGTATATCACCTTTGGAACCCTTACCCGTGCCATACGTATTAATCATAGAACAATTGATGCCTGGGCCGAAATTCTCAGGCAGGTGAAAAACTCCCGGCTGATCATCGATTCCAATAATTTTCGCAGACCGGAAATGCAGGATTCAATGAAGGAACAGTTTGCCACAAGAGGGATAACCCCTGAAAGACTTAAAATCGGATTCCACACTCCTCCATGGGATCTGATGCGGCAGATAGATATTGGCCTGGACTGTTTTCCGCATAATTCCGGAACCACCCTTTTTGAAACCCTTTACATGGGTATTCCTTTCATCACCCTGGCCGGCAGGCCTGCGACAGGTCGTCTTGGCTGTACTATTCTCACCGGGCTTGGACATACCGAATGGATAGCCTCAACCAGGGAGAATTATGTCCAGCTGGCGATCAATCTGGCCTCAGATATCCATAAACTTGCAACTATTCGTACAAAATTACGTTCAAGGATGGAAAAAAGCAGCCTGATGGACGAAAAGGGCTTTGCCCGCAGGATGGAAAAGGCCTACCGGGAGATGTTTGAAAAAAAATGCAGGGAACAGAAAAAAAAGACAACTACCGGGAAACTGACCGGCCGGAAAAAAAACAAAAAGAACAAAAAACAAAAATCCGGCAAGGTCCATGGCAGACCCGGACAGGTTCCGACAATTGAACAGGACAGACTCATCAAAATGTATCAACAGGGTAATATGGTAGAAGCTGAGAGAACAGCCCGTTCTCTTCTAAAACTGTATCCCGATGACGCCCAGACCTGGAAAATTCTAGGTGCTGTCCGCAGGCAACTTGGAGACTTCAATGAGGCTCTGACTGCCATGAAAAGATCAGTTACATTTTCTCCGCGGGATTATATCTGTCTCCGCAATATTGCTGTTATCCTCTGTGATCTGGGGAAATACCAGGAAGCGGAAAAATATTGTCGAAAGGCACTGAAAATCAACCCGCATTACCCTGACGCTTTCAACACCCTGGGATCCGCTCTCAGATCACAAAAACGATATCAGGAAGCGGAAAAAGCTTTCAGAAAAGCGATGAAGCTTGCTCCTGACACTGCGGATGCATGTATCAATCTGGCCCTTGTTCTCAATGAAACCGGCAGCTATGAAGAGGCTGAAAAACTGTATGGCCGTGCGCTCAAGGCACATCCTGATTCCGCAGAATGTTATTGCGGACTGAGCCTGACACTGCTTTCCCTTGGAAGATTGGAAGAAGCTGAGACCGAATGCCGCAGGGCACTTGAACTCAACCCCGAATATCCAGCGGCACTCAATTCTCTGGGTACAATCCTCCATGAGCAGCAACGTCTGGATGAGGCTGAAATCTGTTACAGAAAAGCCATACAATTCAAACCTGGTTATATTGAAGCATTACACAATCTTGGAAAAACCCTCTCCTCTCTTAACAGAACCGGCGAAGCCATACCCTGCTTTCAACAGATAGTACAACAGAATCCGGAGCATCCTGAAGCCTGGTTTAACCTTGGAAACTGTTTTGCGGACAGAGGTGATAACAGCAAGGCATTAATCCACTATGAAAAAGGCCTCGTCAACCGGTCCGATGATAAAAAGCTGTGGTTGAACCATGGAAACACCTGTAAGAAACAGGGATTGCTGACAAAAGCGGAAAACAGCTACAGAATGGCCCTGCAGCTTGACTCGAATTACAAAAAAGCCTTGAATAACCTGGGCAATATCCTCCAGGAACAGGCCCGTTTTGATGAATCCGAAACAGTTTTTCGCACTGTTTTGAAAAAGTATCCGAATTCACAGGATGCCTTTGGCAATCTCCTTTTTCTCCTGAATTATCATCCTGATAAATCAGCAGAGGAGATTTTTGAAGAATACAGACTTTTTGACGATAAGTTTGGACTACCGCTCACACCCGCCTCCCAGGTATACAGAAACAGTCGAAACCCAAACCGACGTTTAAAAATTGGCTATGTCTGTCCCCAGTTCTGCAAGCATCCTGTTCTTAATTTCCTTGAACCGCTTCTCGCCAGTCACAACCGGAGAAATGTTGAGCTGTATGGTTACAGTGATGTTCTGCGCGAAGACGAGGTAACCGATCGATACAGGACATACATGGATCACTGGATCGATACAGCTGAAATGAGCGACAGGCAAATGGCGACTGAAATTCTAGCTGACAAAATCGACATCCTCGTCGATCTGGCTGGCCATACAGAACGGAACAGACTGGCAGTTTTTGCTACAAAACCTGCTCCAGTTTCCATTCACTGGCTTGATTTCGGCTATACCACCGGTCTGTCGGCAATTGATTATTACCTGGCCGATACTATTGTCGTACCCGAGGGTTGTGAACATCTGTTTGCTGAAACTCCATGGAGACTTGACAGACCTTCCTTTTCCTACCGCCCCTCTCCCGGGATGGGTGATGTCAATGATCTGCCTGCAAAACGAAACGGCTATATCACCTTTGGCTGTCTCAGCCGTGCGGTAAGGATTAACTACAAAACAATACGAACCTGGTCTGAAATACTGCGCCAGGTTAAAGACTCAAAACTCATTCTGAACAGTGGCAGCTTTGCGGATCCGGAAATGCAGGAAAACATGGCCTCTCAGTTTGCGGCCCATGGCATAGAACGAGACAGGCTGGAAATCGGGTATACAAGTCCTCCCTGGGATAGTTTTCGTTCCATGGATATCGGCCTTGACTGTTTCCCTCATAATTCCGGGACAACACTCTATGAAACCCTGTATATGGGTATCCCTTTCATCACCCTTGCAGACAGACCAAGCGTCGGGAGACTTGGCAGTACAATCCTTGAAGGACTGGGACATCCCGAATGGATCGCCAGGGACGAACTGGAATATATTGATATCACAACCCGTCTCACAGAAAACCTGGACCAGCTGGCCATTCTCAGAACCAGCCTTCGTTCTGAAATGGAAAAAAGTCTGCTTATGGATGAAAAGGATTTTGCCGATAAGGTAGAAAAGGCCTACAGACAGATGTTTTTACAATGGTGTGAGGAGAACTCATGA
- the rfbF gene encoding glucose-1-phosphate cytidylyltransferase has product MKAVILAGGLGTRISEETHLKPKPMIEIGGKPILWHIMKIYSSHGVNDFVICCGYKGYLIKEYFANYFLHMSDVTFDMTKNSMEVHQHHAEPWRVTLVDTGENTMTGGRLKRVREYVCNEELFCFTYGDGIADVNISATIRFHQSHGKLATVTAVQPPGRFGALTISNDSVAGFSEKPRGDGGLINGGFFVLSPECIDRIAEDDTSWELEPLTSLAADDELKAFVHDGFWQPMDTLREKNMLEELWQSGSAPWKVW; this is encoded by the coding sequence ATGAAAGCAGTTATACTTGCGGGTGGACTGGGAACACGTATCAGTGAGGAAACACATCTTAAACCCAAGCCCATGATCGAAATTGGCGGCAAACCCATTCTCTGGCATATAATGAAAATCTACTCCTCGCACGGAGTAAATGATTTTGTTATCTGTTGCGGTTATAAAGGTTATCTGATCAAGGAATACTTCGCCAACTATTTTCTTCATATGTCGGATGTCACTTTTGATATGACCAAAAACAGCATGGAGGTACATCAGCACCATGCCGAACCATGGCGGGTCACCCTGGTTGATACCGGTGAAAACACAATGACCGGCGGCAGGCTGAAACGGGTCAGGGAGTACGTTTGCAATGAAGAACTTTTCTGTTTTACCTATGGAGACGGTATTGCGGATGTGAATATTTCAGCGACCATCAGATTTCACCAATCCCATGGGAAACTGGCAACTGTAACAGCTGTCCAACCACCCGGACGGTTCGGAGCACTCACAATATCGAATGACAGTGTTGCAGGGTTTTCAGAAAAACCCCGTGGTGACGGGGGTCTTATCAACGGAGGTTTTTTTGTCCTCTCTCCAGAATGTATCGATCGCATAGCTGAGGACGATACCAGCTGGGAACTCGAACCTCTGACGAGCCTTGCTGCCGACGACGAACTGAAGGCATTTGTCCATGACGGTTTCTGGCAGCCAATGGATACGCTGCGTGAAAAAAACATGCTTGAGGAATTATGGCAATCAGGCAGCGCTCCATGGAAGGTCTGGTAA
- a CDS encoding class I SAM-dependent methyltransferase, which yields MNCRYCQSPLKHTFVDLGSAPPSNNYLTTESLKNPEQWLPLRVMVCEQCHLVQTEDFSTAENLFTEDYAYFSSFSKTWLDHARRYVTAMVDRLSLDRKSKVIEIAANDGYLLQYVHQAGIPCLGVEPTTGTARAARKKGLDIIEEFFGTSLAKKLVNQGHEADLMTANNVLAHVPDIKDFVKGFSILLKPGGTATFEFPHLLRLMRENQFDTIYHEHYSYLSLTAVQRIFSENGLHIFDVEKLDTHGGSLRVFAERTDGQQRTCHNRVSRFLEEENKAGIHEMSFYTGFQAKVEKIKNDLLMFLIESGKLNLTVAAYGAAAKGNTLLNYAGIRPDLLPFVVDRNPAKQYKFMPGSRIPIVDENRLKEVRPDFILILPWNIKNEIMDQLSYIREWKGQFVTAIPFLKIF from the coding sequence ATGAACTGCCGGTATTGTCAAAGCCCGCTCAAACATACTTTTGTTGACCTTGGCTCCGCTCCTCCTTCAAATAACTATCTTACGACAGAAAGCTTGAAAAATCCTGAACAGTGGCTTCCATTACGGGTAATGGTCTGTGAGCAATGCCATCTTGTCCAGACCGAAGATTTTTCCACGGCAGAAAACCTGTTTACTGAAGACTACGCCTATTTCAGTTCCTTCTCAAAGACCTGGCTAGACCATGCCCGCAGGTACGTCACAGCGATGGTTGACAGGTTGTCCCTTGACCGGAAAAGCAAGGTTATAGAAATTGCCGCAAACGATGGATATCTGCTTCAATATGTCCACCAGGCAGGGATTCCCTGCCTTGGAGTGGAACCGACCACGGGAACAGCAAGGGCTGCCAGGAAAAAAGGTCTTGACATTATAGAGGAATTCTTCGGTACTTCCCTGGCAAAAAAACTTGTCAATCAGGGGCATGAAGCGGATCTCATGACTGCCAATAATGTTCTGGCTCATGTGCCGGATATCAAGGATTTTGTCAAGGGGTTTTCAATTCTTCTCAAACCCGGTGGTACTGCTACTTTTGAATTTCCGCATCTTCTCAGGCTTATGCGGGAAAACCAGTTTGATACAATCTATCATGAGCATTATTCCTATCTTTCGTTGACTGCTGTACAGCGCATCTTCTCGGAAAACGGCCTTCACATTTTTGATGTGGAAAAACTCGACACCCACGGGGGCAGCCTGCGGGTTTTTGCTGAACGTACGGATGGCCAGCAAAGAACCTGCCATAACAGGGTATCAAGGTTTCTTGAAGAAGAAAACAAGGCTGGAATACATGAAATGTCGTTTTATACCGGCTTTCAGGCAAAGGTCGAAAAAATAAAGAATGATTTACTGATGTTTCTCATCGAGTCCGGAAAACTGAATCTGACTGTCGCCGCCTATGGGGCCGCCGCCAAGGGAAATACTCTTCTTAATTATGCCGGTATCAGGCCGGATCTCCTCCCCTTTGTTGTTGATCGAAACCCGGCAAAACAGTATAAATTCATGCCCGGAAGTCGCATTCCCATAGTCGATGAAAACCGGCTCAAAGAAGTTCGGCCTGATTTTATCCTGATACTGCCATGGAATATCAAAAACGAAATTATGGACCAGTTATCCTATATACGTGAATGGAAAGGACAATTTGTTACTGCTATTCCGTTTCTAAAAATATTCTGA